A window of the Lepisosteus oculatus isolate fLepOcu1 chromosome 14, fLepOcu1.hap2, whole genome shotgun sequence genome harbors these coding sequences:
- the LOC138243450 gene encoding golgin subfamily A member 6-like protein 25 — protein sequence MAACRSSALSPGEGQADSHEAPQRLSETRIVLLGERRSGKSSAVNTILGREEFDTEGVTEECEKRQGEVAGRQITVVDTPGYSSFPWIIRTDPQRVRQEVVYSVSLCPPGPHALLLVIPLITLREKQRRVEKEHLELLSERVWRHTIVLFTWGDELTDTTIEQLIERGGEELQWLLEKCGNRYHVLNNKNRGDRTQVTELLEKIEDMVRGNYGLYFTTDIDQVYTELETYNREIEKLRQRLKERQRETEELRQRLKERQRETEELRQRLKERQRETEELRQRLEERQRETEEPRQREEERQRETEELRQREEERQRETEELRQRLKERQRETEELRQRLEERQRETEEPRQREEERQRETEELRQREEERQRETEELRQRLKERQRETEELRQRLEERQRETEEPRQREEERQRETEELRQREEERQRETEELRQRLEERQRETEELRQRLEERQRETEELRQREEERQRETEELRQRLEDRQRETEELRQREEERQRETEELRQRLEERQRETEELRQRLEDRQRETEELRQKYERREREREEELRQRLEEELSRREEELKEKMRKTLEEEDLEKETEEPRLPVKRRNSKELEPPEMSEVKPRLQPHPSELRLVLLGRTGAGKSAAGNTLLGSEEFPSEASSSAVTQESRKRTGQVSGRRVTVVDTPDWLHAGLSEGDRRRDVGLCVNLSAPGPHAFLLVTPLGRSSGEERRTLETVLEIFGERALGHTMVLLTHADELASRTLEEFVHTGSRELQWLVEKCGNRYHALNNKDRGSTQVTELLEKIEELVAGNKGSYYSTETYQEAESQIRQRQLQILRDREESKQREEERLREKHQKELQNHLRRMEEEIQIREEKIRALEEQIAELEERLREERDEGRRRELEEELRRERGERERLQREMEEVREDQERERREREETHRREMEELRQRYEEKAREEAERHLDLVKPHFSTGAVILGAGLGAAIGALAGALRGPTGAAAGTVIGAAVGAQIGALLGGETRAAQTRTQERTQPADTLEHTDRREKQEIEELRES from the exons atggCAGCGTGTAGGAGCTCAGCGCTCAGCCCTG GGGAGGGACAGGCAGATTCCCATGAGGCACCACAACGTCTCTCAGAGACCAGGATCGTGCTGCTGGGGGAGAGAAGGTCTGGGAAGAGCTCAGCAGTaaacaccatcctgggcagAGAGGAGTTTGACACTGAGGGAGTAACTGAGGAGTGTGAGAAGAGACAGGGTGAAGTAGCTGGGAGGCAGATCACTGTGGTCGACACTCCAGGGTACTCCTCTTTTCCATGGATAATAAGGACTGATCCACAGCGTGTCAGACAGGAGGTTGTGTACAGCGTGTCTCTGTGCCCCCCAGGACCCCACGCTCTCCTCCTGGTGATCCCTCTCATCACActgagagagaaacagaggagAGTAGAGAAGGAGCATCTTGAGCTTCTCAGTGAGAGAGTCTGGAGACACACAATAGTGCTGTTCACCTGGGGGGATGAGCTGACAGACACAACCATTGAGCAGCTCattgagagaggaggagaggagctcCAGTGGCTGCTGGagaagtgtgggaacaggtatcatgttctcaacaacaagaacaggggcgaccgcactcaggtcacagagctgctggagaagatagagGACATGGTGAGAGGAAACTATGGGCTGTACTTCACTACTGACATTGACCAAGTATATActgaactggagacatacaatAGAGAGATAGAGaagctgagacagaggttgaaggagagacagagagagacagaggagctgagacagaggttgaaggagagacagagagagacagaggagctgagacagaggttgaaggagagacagagagagacagaggagctgagacagaggttggaggagagacagagagagacggaggagccgagacagagggaggaggagagacagagagagacagaggagctgagacagagggaggaggagagacagagagagacagaggagctgagacagaggttgaaggagagacagagagagacagaggagctgagacagaggttggaggagagacagagagagacggaggagccgagacagagggaggaggagagacagagagagacagaggagctgagacagagggaggaggagagacagagagagacagaggagctgagacagaggttgaaggagagacagagagagacagaggagctgagacagaggttggaggagagacagagagagacggaggagccgagacagagggaggaggagagacagagagagacagaggagctgagacagagggaggaggagagacagagagagacagaggagctgagacagaggttggaggagagacagagagagacagaggagctgagacagaggttggaggagagacagagagagacagaggagctgagacagagggaggaggagagacagagagagacagaggagctgagacagaggttggaggacagacagagagagacagaggagctgagacagagggaggaggagagacagagagagacagaggagctgagacagaggttggaggagagacagagagagacagaggagctgagacagaggttggaggacagacagagagagacagaggagctgagacagaagtatgaaagaagggagagagagagagaagaggagctcagacagaggttggaggaggagttgagcaggagagaagaggagctgaAGGAGAAGATGAGAAAGACACTGGAGGAAGAGGACctggagaaagagacagaggagcccagactgCCTGTCAAGAGGAGGAACAGTAAAGAACTTGAACCTCCCGAGA TGAGTGAAGTCAAACCCAGACTCCAGCCCCACCCCTCTGAGCTGAGACTGGTGCTGCTGGGCAGGACTGGTGCTGGGAAGAGTGCAGCAGGAAACACCCTCCTGGGCTCAGAGGAGTTTCCCTCTGAAGCCAGCAGCTCCGCGGTCACTCAGGAGAGCCGGAAGAGGACAGGACAAGTGTCCGGGAGACGGGTGACTGTGGTGGACACTCCAGACTGGCTCCACGCTGGACTGTCTGAGGGGGACAGGAGACGGGATGTGGGGCTCTGTGTTAACCTGTCTGCCCCGGGACCCCACGCCTTCCTCCTGGTGACCCCGCTGGGCCGATCCtcaggggaggagaggaggacactGGAGACAGTCCTGGAGATATTCGGGGAGAGGGCCCTGGGACACACCATGGTCCTGCTCACCCACGCTGATGAGCTGGCCAGCAGGACGCTGGAGGAGTTTGTGCACACAGGCAGCAGGGAGCTCCAGTGGCTGGTGGagaagtgtgggaacaggtatcacGCCCTCAACAACAAGGACAGGGGCagcactcaggtcacagagctgctggagaagatagagGAGCTGGTAGCAGGAAACAAGGGCAGCTACTACAGCACTGAGACGTACCAGGAGGCCGAGTCCCAGATCAGACAGAGGCAACTGCAGatcctgagggacagagaggagagcaaacagagggaggaggagagactgagggagaAGCACCAGAAGGAGCTGCAGAACCACCTCCGCAGGATGGAGGAGGAGATCCAGATACGAGAGGAGAAGATCAGAGCGCTGGAGGAGCAGATagcagagctggaggagaggctgagggaggagagggatgaggggaggaggagagagctggaggaggagctgaggagagagagaggggagagagagaggctgcagagagagatggaggagGTGAGAGAGGatcaggagagggagaggagagagagagaggagacacacagaagGGAGATGGAGGAGCTCAGGCAGCGGTATGAGGAAAAGGCCagagaggaggcagagagacacCTGGACCTGGTGAAGCCGCACTTCAGCACAGGAGCAGTGATACTGGGAGCAGGACTGGGGGCAGCAATAGGGGCCCTAGCAGGGGCCCTGAGGGGCCcaacaggagcagcagcaggaacagTGATAGGAGCTGCAGTAGGAGCTCAGATAGGAGCTTTACTGGGAGGAGAAACCAGAGCAGCACAGACTCGCACACAAGAGcgcacacagcccgcagacacactagagcacacagacaggagagagaaacaGGAGATCGAGGAGTTGAGAGAGAGCTGA